A portion of the Misgurnus anguillicaudatus chromosome 16, ASM2758022v2, whole genome shotgun sequence genome contains these proteins:
- the itk gene encoding tyrosine-protein kinase ITK/TSK has protein sequence MYPRVILKETLYKKSQQKRRTSPCNYKERIFVLNTQELTYFENRPGKKLTQKGCIELSHIKCVEIVRSDVPIPCEYKYPFQVAHDSYYLYVFAPNNDCRLKWVRALKEATQNNNLFMKYHPDFWVEGKWRCCHQSEKQAAGCCEYYPNGAKPLPPTPDPSRRSSDSEERIVVALKNFTPDEESDLPLHKDEEYFIVDSSEPNWWTVRDKNGHVGSVPCIYIAEKVDIKKFEWYDKDITRTEAENLLLEENKDGGFIVRDSKHAGGYTVSIFARVSGSDGNKYPQVKHYQVRVKKDGEVTKYYLAEKYLFSNIPELIRYHQHNAAGLISRLRHCVSRNAQNSSKTNELNSEKWEIHSDELTLSEEVGSGQFGLVWRGFWNKRQVAVKTVREGFMSEEEFKEEADVMMQLSHSKLVQLFGVVAQPLYLVFEFMENGCLTDFLRAKKGKLSQEDMLKMCLDVSEGMVYLEGSNFIHRDLAARNCLVSEDHVVKISDFGMTRFVLDDQYTSSYGSKFPVKWSAPEVIRFSKYSSKSDVWSFGVLMWEVYSEGRTPHDKRSNAEVVEDLNKGLRLQRPRLCPQSVYELMEWSWKEKPDDRPSFALLLHQLSCLE, from the exons ATGTATCCAAGAGTCATCTTAAAGGAAACCTTGTACAAGAAATCACAACAAAAAAGAAGAACTTCACCATGCAACTACAAAGAAAGAATCTTCGTGTTAAACACACAGGAGCTGACATACTTCGAGAATCGTCCTGGG AAAAAGCTAACTCAAAAAGGTTGCATTGAGCTGTCTCATATCAAGTGTGTGGAGATTGTACGCAGTGATGTTCCCATACCCTGTGAATACAAGTACCCTTTCCAG GTCGCCCATGATAGCTATTATCTGTATGTGTTTGCTCCAAATAATGACTGCAGGTTAAAATGGGTCAGAGCTTTGAAAGAAG CGACACAGAATAACAACTTATTTATGAAGTACCATCCTGATTTCTGGGTAGAAGGGAAATGGAGATGTTGTCATCAATCAGAAAAGCAGGCAGCAGGATGCTGTGAATATTATCCAAATGGAG CCAAACCTCTTCCACCAACTCCAGATCCATCG AGACGATCATCAGATTCAGAAGAAAGGATTGTGGTGGCTCTAAAGAATTTTACTCCTGATGAAGAGTCAGACCTCCCGCTTCACAAAGATGAAGAGTATTTTATTGTTGACAGCTCAGAACCAAACTGGTGGACTGTAAGAGACAAAAATGG ACATGTTGGATCAGTACCTTGCATATATATTGCAGAAAAAGTCGATATTAAGAAATTTGA GTGGTATGATAAGGACATAACTCGGACAGAGGCTGAGAATTTACTATTGGAAGAG AACAAGGATGGAGGATTCATTGTTCGTGACTCTAAACACGCTGGAGGATACACAGTGTCGATATTTGCCAGAGTTTCAgg GTCAGATGGAAATAAATACCCCCAGGTTAAGCACTACCAGGTCAGAGTGAAGAAAGACGGTGAAGTTACCAAGTATTACTTAGCTGAAAAGTATCTGTTCTCAAATATACCAGAGCTTATTCGCTATCACCAACACAATGCAGCAG GTTTAATAAGCAGACTGAGGCACTGTGTCTCCAGAAATGCTCAAAACTCATCAAAAACAAATGAGTTGAATTCAG AGAAGTGGGAGATTCATTCAGATGAATTAACTTTAAGTGAGGAGGTGGGCAGCGGGCAGTTTGGCTTGGTTTGGAGGGGCTTTTGGAATAAACGACAGGTGGCTGTTAAGACCGTCCGTGAGGGTTTCATGTCAGAGGAAGAATTTAAAGAGGAAGCGGATGTTATGAT GCAATTGTCTCATTCTAAACTAGTACAGCTGTTTGGGGTGGTCGCTCAGCCTCTGTATCTAGTATTTGAATTCATGGAGAATGGCTGCTTGACAGACTTCCTGCGTGCCAAAAAAGGCAAGCTTTCACAGGAAGACATGctgaaaatgtgtttggacGTAAGTGAGGGCATGGTTTACCTGGAGGGCTCCAACTTCATCCACAGAGACTTG GCTGCAAGAAATTGCTTGGTTTCTGAAGATCATGTAGTGAAGATATCAGATTTTGGAATGACCAG GTTTGTCTTAGATGATCAATACACCAGTTCTTATGGGAGCAAATTTCCAGTCAAGTGGTCCGCTCCAGAGGTGATCAGATTCAGCAAGTATAGCAGCAAATCAGATGTGTGGTCATTTG GTGTGCTCATGTGGGAGGTGTACAGCGAGGGACGTACACCACATGATAAACGTAGCAATGCGGAGGTCGTGGAGGATCTAAATAAAGGATTACGGCTCCAGAGACCCCGCCTCTGCCCACAGAGTGTCTACGAGTTAATGGAGTGGAGCTGGAAAGAG aaacctgacGATCGACCCTCCTTCGCTCTTCTCCTGCACCAGCTGTCCTGCCTTGAATAA
- the med7 gene encoding mediator of RNA polymerase II transcription subunit 7: MGEPQQVSALPPPPMQYIKEYTDENVRKGLAPKPPPPIRDSYMMFGNHFQCDDLIIRPLESQGIERLHPMQFDHKRELKKLNMSILVNFLDLLDILIKSPGSIKREEKLEDMKLLFVHMHHLINEYRPHQARETLRVMMEVQKRQRLETAERFQKHLERVVEMIQGCLASLPDDLPQPNSSSVMEAGGAGSAGPSRLKTEPMDVDDAGVSCMVVQTDKNVPLKRDKVCDKDAAMCSIIDEMT, translated from the coding sequence ATGGGGGAGCCACAGCAGGTCAGTGCTCTTCCACCACCACCTATGCAGTACATCAAAGAGTACACGGATGAGAATGTGCGAAAAGGGCTGGCCCCCAAACCCCCACCTCCAATTCGAGACAGTTACATGATGTTTGGTAACCATTTCCAGTGTGATGATCTCATTATTCGACCCTTGGAGAGCCAGGGCATTGAGCGCCTTCACCCAATGCAGTTTGACCATAAAAGAGAGCTGAAGAAATTAAACATGTCAATTTTGGTGAACTTTCTCGACCTTCTGGACATCCTTATCAAAAGCCCAGGCAGCATTAAACGAGAGGAAAAGCTTGAGGACATGAAACTCCTTTTTGTCCATATGCATCACCTCATTAATGAGTACCGCCCCCACCAGGCCAGGGAGACGCTTCGGGTCATGATGGAGGTACAGAAGAGACAGAGGCTGGAGACAGCTGAGCGTTTCCAGAAGCACCTTGAGCGGGTGGTGGAGATGATCCAGGGGTGTCTTGCTTCACTGCCTGATGATTTGCCACAACCAAACAGCTCTAGTGTGATGGAAGCCGGTGGTGCAGGGTCTGCCGGTCCCTCTAGACTAAAAACAGAGCCTATGGATGTAGATGATGCCGGAGTTAGTTGCATGGTTGTGCAGACGGACAAAAATGTGCCCTTAAAGCGGGACAAAGTGTGTGATAAGGATGCTGCAATGTGCAGTattattgacgaaatgacttGA